One stretch of Alcaligenes faecalis DNA includes these proteins:
- a CDS encoding Lrp/AsnC family transcriptional regulator, whose product MVALVSDLSPSAFQLLNAWQHGFPLEPRPFRKLGLLLGLSEQAVMDYLQSWQDQGIISRIGPVLNPACMSSTLVGMHVPSKDLNTVADWISALPAVNHNYEREHAINLWFVLTCTSEQERQATLDHIAERTGLLPLSLPMLRAYHIDLGFSLSSHTKVTSPVRLSNGLPASGSTERKLLECSLQGLEIQAEPFKPWAEQIQTSEKQVLQQLRSFLEQGIFRRFGVVLRHRKLGYSANAMCVWTVDKHRIDTVGEDLAKQDGITLCYQRQPSLPHWNHNLFCMIHGKDRQHVLAHHAELNSRLGLSQLPQEVLFSTRCFKQRGALLGLTHDD is encoded by the coding sequence GTGGTCGCATTGGTTTCTGATCTTTCCCCTTCTGCCTTTCAACTCTTGAATGCCTGGCAGCATGGCTTCCCCCTGGAGCCCCGCCCTTTCCGCAAGCTGGGGCTGCTACTGGGGCTTAGCGAACAAGCCGTGATGGACTACCTTCAAAGCTGGCAGGACCAAGGCATCATCAGCCGTATCGGACCAGTCCTGAACCCTGCCTGTATGAGCAGTACCTTGGTGGGCATGCATGTCCCAAGCAAGGATCTGAACACGGTTGCGGACTGGATCAGCGCCCTGCCCGCCGTGAACCATAACTACGAACGTGAGCACGCCATCAATCTCTGGTTTGTGCTGACCTGCACGAGCGAACAAGAACGGCAAGCGACCTTGGACCACATCGCTGAACGCACTGGTTTGTTGCCCTTGTCCTTACCCATGCTCCGGGCCTATCACATTGATCTGGGATTCAGTTTGAGCTCTCATACCAAGGTCACCAGCCCTGTAAGGCTCAGCAACGGCCTGCCTGCATCAGGCAGCACCGAACGCAAACTGTTGGAGTGCTCTTTGCAAGGTTTGGAGATTCAAGCCGAACCCTTCAAGCCTTGGGCTGAGCAGATTCAGACAAGCGAAAAGCAGGTACTGCAGCAGCTTCGCAGTTTTCTGGAACAAGGTATTTTTCGGCGCTTTGGCGTGGTCTTGCGCCATCGAAAGCTGGGCTATAGCGCCAATGCCATGTGTGTCTGGACGGTAGACAAGCATCGCATCGATACCGTGGGTGAGGATCTGGCCAAGCAAGACGGCATCACGCTGTGCTATCAACGGCAGCCCAGCCTGCCACATTGGAATCACAATCTGTTTTGCATGATTCACGGCAAAGATCGTCAGCACGTATTGGCACATCATGCCGAGCTGAATAGCCGTTTGGGCTTGAGCCAGCTCCCACAGGAGGTGCTGTTTTCCACTCGCTGCTTCAAGCAACGCGGCGCACTGCTTGGCTTGACTCATGATGACTGA
- a CDS encoding Lrp/AsnC family transcriptional regulator, with protein MTDTHTPPLHAPVELDDIDRRILNRLQDGFPICSRPFAALAPDFALSESDLIARVQHLRQSGILTRFGPLFQIETLGGAYCLVAMAVPEKRWDSTVKAVNRHPEVAHNYRRAHALNMWFVLATATPQDIESCLAAIEAETGLPVFAFPKEQEYALSLKLEL; from the coding sequence ATGACTGATACTCACACCCCACCATTGCATGCGCCAGTTGAACTGGATGACATCGACCGTCGTATTCTGAATCGCCTGCAAGACGGCTTCCCCATCTGCTCCCGCCCCTTTGCAGCATTGGCTCCTGATTTTGCCTTGAGCGAGTCCGACTTGATTGCGCGTGTTCAGCATTTGCGTCAATCCGGAATATTGACCCGCTTTGGCCCTCTCTTTCAGATCGAGACACTAGGCGGTGCCTACTGTCTAGTCGCCATGGCCGTACCGGAAAAACGCTGGGACAGTACCGTCAAAGCCGTCAACCGCCATCCCGAGGTCGCTCACAACTACCGGCGCGCTCACGCCTTGAATATGTGGTTTGTGCTTGCCACGGCAACGCCACAAGACATCGAATCCTGCCTGGCAGCAATCGAAGCTGAAACCGGCTTACCCGTCTTTGCTTTTCCCAAAGAACAGGAATACGCCCTTAGCTTGAAATTGGAGCTTTGA
- a CDS encoding Lrp/AsnC family transcriptional regulator, which produces MVNLNPAYTALIHASQRGLAIEPQPYLKLAQELGVSEACVMKQFQTMLDQGLIRRIAAVPNHYALGYVANGMCVWNITDDSLEEVGTWLGPKAGISHCYRRPRRLPEWPYNLFAMLHGKDHDTVRAQAQDISQQISQRFLGVLLDHDILFSTAILKKTGLRLRRP; this is translated from the coding sequence ATGGTGAATCTGAACCCCGCCTATACCGCCCTGATTCATGCATCGCAGCGGGGATTGGCCATAGAGCCACAGCCTTACCTGAAACTGGCGCAAGAGTTGGGCGTATCTGAAGCCTGTGTCATGAAGCAGTTTCAAACCATGCTGGATCAAGGCCTGATACGGCGGATTGCGGCCGTCCCCAATCACTATGCCCTGGGCTATGTAGCCAATGGCATGTGCGTCTGGAACATCACGGACGATAGTCTGGAGGAAGTGGGTACCTGGCTAGGCCCCAAAGCCGGAATCAGCCATTGCTATCGTCGCCCGCGTCGTCTGCCCGAGTGGCCATACAACCTGTTTGCCATGCTGCATGGCAAGGACCACGACACGGTACGTGCCCAGGCACAAGACATCAGCCAGCAAATCTCGCAACGCTTTCTTGGCGTCCTGCTCGATCACGACATTTTGTTTTCCACGGCCATTCTGAAAAAGACCGGCCTGCGTCTGCGGAGGCCTTGA
- the nirJ gene encoding heme d1 biosynthesis radical SAM protein NirJ, whose translation MFRISRFVAALHSPVTPTRASKAPVVIWNLIRRCNLHCSHCYSASTNKDFPGELSYEQACTVMDDLHQFGVRALILSGGEPLLRPDIYDLGRRAKALGMYVGLSSNGTLITEQNIDQIADCGFDYVGISLDGLQARHDRIRGEKGAYAASLHGLRLCREKQLKVGMRFTLTQENAVDLNGLLAVMDQEKIDRFYLSHLNYAGRGLGNRSLASHHAVTRQAMEQLFTTCMAYQKAGKPKEFTSGNNDADGVLFLHWVRCHYPEQAPKILNMLRQWGGNSSGQGIANIDNRGNVHPDTMWWHYSLGNVLQRPFSEIWSNDQDPLLAGLRQRPRPVQGRCAGCAYLDICNGNTRTRAEKSTGNVWAEDPGCYLNDQEITA comes from the coding sequence ATGTTCCGGATATCCCGTTTTGTCGCTGCCCTGCACTCTCCCGTTACACCCACTCGCGCCAGCAAAGCCCCGGTGGTGATCTGGAATCTGATACGTCGTTGCAATCTACATTGCAGCCACTGCTACTCGGCCTCTACCAACAAGGATTTCCCTGGCGAGCTGAGCTACGAACAAGCCTGCACAGTCATGGATGATCTGCATCAGTTCGGTGTACGCGCCCTGATTCTGTCGGGCGGCGAACCTTTGCTACGCCCGGATATTTACGACTTGGGCCGACGTGCAAAAGCATTGGGTATGTACGTAGGACTATCGTCCAACGGCACCTTGATTACCGAGCAAAATATTGACCAGATTGCCGACTGCGGCTTTGACTATGTAGGCATTTCCCTGGACGGTTTGCAGGCTCGGCATGACCGAATTCGTGGTGAGAAAGGAGCCTACGCAGCCTCCTTGCACGGCTTGAGACTATGTCGTGAAAAGCAATTGAAAGTAGGCATGCGCTTTACCCTGACTCAAGAAAATGCGGTGGATCTCAATGGCCTGCTTGCCGTGATGGACCAGGAAAAAATCGACCGCTTTTATCTCTCTCATTTGAACTATGCAGGCAGAGGTCTGGGCAACCGCTCCTTGGCCAGTCACCACGCTGTCACGCGTCAGGCCATGGAGCAGCTTTTCACGACCTGTATGGCGTATCAGAAAGCCGGTAAACCCAAGGAATTTACCTCGGGCAATAACGATGCTGATGGCGTTCTCTTTCTGCATTGGGTGCGATGCCACTACCCCGAGCAAGCGCCCAAAATTCTGAATATGCTGCGCCAATGGGGAGGCAACTCCTCCGGCCAAGGGATTGCGAACATCGACAACCGTGGCAATGTGCACCCCGACACCATGTGGTGGCACTACAGCTTGGGAAATGTGCTGCAACGGCCTTTCTCGGAGATTTGGTCCAACGATCAAGACCCCTTGCTGGCAGGGCTGCGTCAACGGCCCAGGCCTGTACAGGGACGCTGTGCGGGCTGCGCCTACCTGGATATCTGCAATGGCAATACGCGTACTCGGGCAGAAAAAAGCACAGGCAATGTGTGGGCAGAAGATCCGGGCTGCTATCTCAACGATCAGGAAATCACCGCCTGA
- a CDS encoding precorrin-2 dehydrogenase/sirohydrochlorin ferrochelatase family protein, translated as MNVFPLFFNLTGKAVVVVGGGTVAERKVRLLLRAGARVTVVAPEQTSWLRASAQAGALSSLFTSFVAEHIHEAWLVIAATGRREINRIVAQAADALHLPCNVVDDGQLSTVQVPAMVDRSPLMIAVSSAGSAPVLARRVREWIESELPESVGDLAGLLARRRADIKQAFPEVHTRRHFFDYVLDSHIPDLLAQGKPNEALAAFDAALETETPQQHIQVTILPIADLESVDLLTLRALRKLNQADWVLYLPLILPAILEKARRDARLMALDQAGVVLQDTLLNKDFWAPLCQSWVPGERIVIAWRSSWDVQPLIALLQQQGLSCELA; from the coding sequence ATGAATGTGTTTCCCTTGTTTTTCAATCTGACCGGCAAGGCGGTCGTCGTCGTAGGTGGTGGGACGGTTGCGGAGCGTAAAGTTCGGCTCTTGCTGCGTGCCGGAGCGCGAGTCACCGTAGTCGCACCAGAGCAAACTTCCTGGTTGCGGGCCAGTGCCCAGGCGGGGGCGTTGAGCAGCCTGTTTACCTCCTTTGTAGCCGAGCATATCCACGAGGCCTGGCTGGTTATTGCTGCAACCGGACGGCGCGAGATAAACCGTATCGTGGCTCAGGCAGCGGATGCCTTGCATCTGCCCTGTAATGTGGTCGATGACGGGCAACTGTCCACTGTACAAGTCCCTGCCATGGTCGACCGTTCACCATTGATGATTGCGGTTTCCTCTGCGGGTTCTGCCCCCGTGCTGGCGCGACGTGTACGGGAGTGGATAGAGAGCGAACTGCCAGAATCAGTAGGGGACCTGGCCGGTTTGCTGGCTCGCCGCCGAGCCGATATCAAACAGGCTTTTCCCGAGGTGCATACCCGTCGTCATTTCTTTGATTACGTGCTTGATAGCCATATCCCTGATCTCCTGGCGCAAGGCAAGCCCAACGAAGCGCTGGCTGCCTTTGATGCTGCCTTGGAGACGGAAACTCCCCAGCAGCATATTCAGGTCACCATTTTGCCTATCGCTGACTTGGAATCGGTGGACTTGCTGACGCTGCGCGCCTTGCGCAAGTTGAATCAGGCAGATTGGGTCTTGTACTTGCCACTGATCTTGCCCGCGATTCTGGAAAAGGCCCGCCGTGATGCCCGTTTGATGGCCTTGGATCAGGCGGGTGTGGTCTTGCAAGATACCTTATTGAATAAGGACTTCTGGGCACCGCTATGCCAGTCCTGGGTACCAGGAGAACGTATCGTGATTGCCTGGAGGTCTTCGTGGGACGTGCAGCCTTTGATTGCGCTGTTGCAGCAGCAAGGCTTGAGCTGTGAGTTGGCCTAG
- a CDS encoding c-type cytochrome: MKKLFMGMALIGLLSSGAAWAADKPVGLQGSHGQSQLSAQASSMLPLCASCHGLEGVSTEGMYPNLAGQKVEYLVKQLQQFKSRERNDPIMSPMAEPLSPEMVNELAAYFSSLK, translated from the coding sequence ATGAAAAAGCTTTTTATGGGTATGGCTCTGATCGGCCTCTTGAGTTCTGGTGCAGCGTGGGCAGCAGACAAGCCTGTTGGTTTGCAAGGCTCGCATGGGCAGTCGCAACTGTCGGCCCAGGCCTCGTCCATGCTGCCTTTGTGCGCGTCCTGCCATGGGCTGGAAGGTGTCAGCACGGAAGGCATGTACCCCAATCTGGCGGGGCAGAAGGTGGAGTATCTGGTCAAGCAGCTACAGCAGTTCAAATCGCGAGAGCGTAACGACCCCATCATGAGTCCGATGGCTGAGCCCCTCAGCCCGGAAATGGTGAATGAACTGGCTGCCTACTTTTCCAGCCTGAAGTAA
- a CDS encoding nitrite reductase: MYRKMMTLAFLSTTVSAALAAPTEEQVRVDNLFQQNCAVCHAADRGGYIAPGLHSDRLVQSEIALRGTIMTGIPDTLMPPFVGRLPDEDIRALAKMIKNEPVVERSWDMDQIRASVKVLVDESTLPGKPNYEIDSVYDLMVIMARGRYGRGDGSNQARAVFINGKNNQKVGEIATVGAPHIMEFSPSHERWGYLKSDDGHVYKIDLYTLQIVRQAKVGLTGTGIALSKDGKWLALSSFVPNSMVILKADTLEPVKYIALEGEDPDGNFIKSAGGPIIGSRINNKFALTLRQAGQIWIIDPDKPDMPVTKLAKVGRMLHDTFLTPDGRYSMVASYDDNKYVAIDLKDDKVVRDIPAGCQPHAGSGAVTEVNGRMLAFGTNMGTCKLGSVVTAWDTKDFSVVKQIPVAGATESPAAHPNAPYVAVDIIDKDKRASWIQLIDKNTLSVVKTLDVGGHAFFPNYNRTGDYLYVSSGYWGDRLKIYDSRSLELVAEHKMESPSGIFSRARTRWLTIGQPETQKF, encoded by the coding sequence ATGTATAGAAAAATGATGACCCTGGCCTTCCTGTCTACCACCGTCAGTGCGGCTTTGGCGGCCCCGACGGAAGAGCAAGTGCGGGTAGATAACTTGTTTCAGCAAAACTGTGCGGTGTGTCACGCCGCTGACCGGGGAGGGTATATCGCACCGGGCTTGCACAGTGATCGCCTGGTTCAAAGTGAGATTGCCTTGCGCGGCACCATCATGACCGGAATCCCGGATACCTTGATGCCGCCTTTTGTCGGACGCCTGCCTGACGAGGACATCCGCGCGCTGGCCAAGATGATCAAGAACGAGCCCGTGGTGGAACGTAGCTGGGACATGGACCAGATTCGTGCCAGCGTGAAAGTGCTGGTGGATGAATCCACCTTGCCCGGCAAGCCCAATTACGAGATTGATTCCGTCTATGACCTGATGGTCATCATGGCCCGCGGACGCTACGGTCGGGGCGATGGTTCCAATCAGGCTCGTGCCGTTTTCATCAATGGCAAGAACAACCAGAAGGTGGGTGAAATTGCCACGGTTGGCGCGCCACACATCATGGAATTCAGTCCCAGCCATGAACGTTGGGGTTACCTGAAAAGCGATGATGGCCACGTCTACAAAATCGACCTGTACACCCTGCAGATTGTGCGCCAGGCCAAAGTGGGGCTGACCGGTACGGGTATTGCGCTATCCAAAGATGGCAAGTGGCTGGCACTGAGTTCTTTTGTGCCCAACAGCATGGTCATCCTGAAAGCCGACACGCTGGAGCCGGTGAAATACATCGCGCTGGAGGGCGAGGACCCGGATGGCAATTTCATCAAATCCGCCGGTGGTCCGATTATTGGTAGCCGCATCAATAACAAGTTTGCGCTGACACTGCGCCAAGCCGGGCAGATCTGGATTATTGATCCGGACAAGCCAGATATGCCGGTCACCAAACTGGCCAAGGTCGGACGCATGTTGCACGACACCTTCCTGACGCCCGATGGCCGCTACTCCATGGTGGCTTCTTACGATGACAACAAATACGTGGCTATCGACTTGAAGGACGACAAGGTGGTGCGTGACATTCCGGCAGGCTGTCAGCCCCACGCCGGTTCGGGTGCCGTTACCGAGGTCAATGGCCGCATGCTGGCCTTCGGCACCAATATGGGCACCTGCAAGCTGGGTTCTGTGGTTACCGCCTGGGATACCAAGGACTTCTCTGTGGTGAAGCAAATTCCTGTTGCTGGTGCCACTGAATCGCCTGCTGCCCACCCTAATGCACCCTATGTGGCGGTGGATATTATCGACAAGGACAAGCGCGCTTCCTGGATTCAGCTGATCGATAAAAACACCTTGTCCGTGGTGAAGACCCTGGATGTGGGTGGTCATGCTTTCTTCCCCAACTACAACCGCACGGGTGATTACCTCTATGTCAGTTCGGGTTACTGGGGCGATCGCTTGAAGATTTACGACAGCCGTAGCCTGGAGCTGGTAGCCGAACACAAGATGGAAAGCCCATCGGGTATTTTCTCTCGTGCCCGTACTCGTTGGCTCACCATTGGTCAGCCTGAAACCCAAAAATTCTAA
- a CDS encoding PLP-dependent aminotransferase family protein yields the protein MFSLPITLSHTHSPPYKRQIARQIETLICSGRLQEGNRLPSINRMASLLQVSKNTIMGAYDLLIDSNLIHSEPSRGFFVATPTRNGRSRLAPDFVLETAHCSRSLRTSTAQASGVHVPAASVPVRFDFKIGRPSVHAFPLRQFIYLSNQLLRYAGSAMADYPPPEGLWGLRLQIADYLAASKGILADPDHIIITAGTQESLSLIAAHFLDENSCAVHESPGYNGFRHLLARHRSQGIPIAVDQHGLRTDQLPDKAVQLAFVTPSHQYPLGHTLTVSRRQELLAWASTSGALIIEDDYDGDFCYGPALPAPLKAMSPGQVIYLGSFSKTLGPGLRLGYMVCPPHLSQDFIARKALLNNGSPWLTQAVLARFFDEYDYPRHLQYLRRRYLEQRNTLLQGLKKVWGNTGVVSGHNAGMHLAFRLPPQSPNAHHVAAAALHYGIRLYPLAQAASQEADSANPRHLLFGYANLESRELQQAMQHLALIQPRLNHG from the coding sequence ATGTTTTCTTTACCGATTACGCTTTCTCATACCCATAGCCCACCGTATAAACGACAAATTGCACGCCAAATCGAAACCCTGATCTGTTCGGGTCGTTTGCAAGAGGGCAATCGCCTGCCTTCGATCAACCGAATGGCTTCGCTGTTGCAGGTGTCCAAGAACACGATCATGGGTGCCTATGATTTGCTGATCGACTCCAATCTGATTCATAGCGAACCCAGCCGTGGCTTTTTTGTAGCCACGCCTACCCGCAACGGGCGCAGTCGCCTGGCACCGGATTTTGTGCTGGAGACGGCCCACTGTTCGCGCAGCCTGCGTACCAGCACGGCACAAGCCAGTGGTGTGCATGTGCCTGCTGCCAGCGTGCCGGTTCGTTTTGATTTCAAGATTGGACGCCCCTCAGTCCATGCTTTTCCGCTGCGTCAGTTCATTTATCTGTCCAATCAGTTGCTGCGATACGCAGGCTCTGCCATGGCGGACTACCCGCCGCCTGAAGGCCTATGGGGTTTGCGGCTGCAAATTGCGGATTATCTGGCGGCCAGCAAAGGCATATTGGCGGACCCGGACCACATCATCATCACGGCGGGGACGCAGGAATCCTTGAGCCTGATTGCGGCTCATTTTCTGGATGAAAACAGCTGTGCCGTGCATGAATCACCCGGCTACAACGGCTTCCGGCATTTGCTGGCGCGGCATCGCTCACAAGGCATTCCCATCGCGGTAGACCAACACGGCTTGCGCACGGATCAATTGCCTGACAAAGCGGTTCAGCTGGCTTTTGTCACGCCCTCCCATCAATACCCATTGGGGCACACTCTGACGGTCAGCCGCAGGCAGGAGCTGCTGGCCTGGGCCAGCACCAGTGGCGCTTTGATTATTGAGGACGATTATGACGGGGACTTCTGTTATGGCCCGGCCTTGCCCGCGCCGCTCAAGGCCATGAGCCCCGGACAGGTGATTTACCTGGGTTCGTTTTCCAAAACCCTGGGGCCTGGTTTGCGCCTGGGCTATATGGTCTGCCCGCCGCATCTGAGCCAGGACTTTATTGCTCGCAAGGCCTTGCTCAACAATGGATCGCCCTGGTTAACGCAAGCTGTGCTGGCTCGCTTTTTTGATGAGTACGACTATCCACGGCACCTGCAATATTTGCGACGCCGTTATCTGGAGCAGCGCAATACGCTGCTGCAAGGGCTGAAAAAAGTGTGGGGAAATACAGGAGTGGTCAGCGGACACAATGCCGGCATGCATCTGGCTTTTCGCCTGCCACCGCAAAGCCCGAATGCCCACCACGTTGCCGCAGCGGCACTGCACTATGGCATACGGCTATACCCTTTGGCACAGGCCGCCAGCCAGGAAGCCGACAGCGCGAATCCGCGCCATCTGCTGTTTGGCTATGCGAATCTGGAATCCAGGGAGTTACAGCAAGCGATGCAGCATCTAGCCCTGATACAACCCAGGCTGAACCATGGCTAG